The following are from one region of the Streptomyces rubrogriseus genome:
- a CDS encoding ADP-ribosylglycohydrolase family protein yields MEWIQRAAGAVVGSAVGDALGAPFEFGPEGAFSARFPAPGAGGEMCGGGGWDPGEATDDTQMAVLVAESLLERCGLDLRDIFARFQRWAASEPKDIGLQTEDVLTSGAPWDLAAAIHFQVNQRAAGNGSLMRASTSAVHFAAAGQEATMEAARRIAALTHGDRAAWEGTAIFHELIRLTFEDIDPFAALPDVLALVHPDHRGRYATVLAPDWHPEQATEFNGAVWFCLGSAVWALRTTTGFEHAIRAAIDLGGDTDTVAAVTGGLAGARYGLDAIPARWIQPLHVPLPGFDGRVLYPTDLLHLAHRLLGEGRR; encoded by the coding sequence ATGGAGTGGATTCAGCGGGCGGCTGGCGCGGTCGTCGGCTCGGCGGTGGGTGACGCTCTGGGTGCCCCCTTCGAGTTTGGCCCCGAGGGAGCGTTCTCTGCGCGGTTTCCCGCGCCCGGTGCGGGTGGTGAGATGTGCGGAGGTGGTGGCTGGGACCCCGGCGAGGCCACCGACGACACGCAGATGGCCGTCCTGGTCGCGGAGTCGCTGCTGGAGCGGTGCGGGCTGGATCTCCGGGACATCTTTGCCCGCTTCCAGCGGTGGGCGGCATCAGAGCCGAAGGACATCGGCTTGCAGACCGAAGACGTCCTGACCAGCGGCGCGCCTTGGGACCTCGCCGCAGCGATCCATTTCCAGGTCAACCAACGAGCAGCGGGAAACGGCTCCTTGATGCGGGCGTCGACCTCCGCGGTCCACTTCGCGGCCGCCGGCCAGGAAGCCACTATGGAGGCGGCCCGCCGTATCGCTGCCCTCACCCACGGGGACCGTGCGGCCTGGGAAGGCACTGCGATCTTCCACGAGCTCATCCGCCTCACGTTCGAGGACATTGACCCCTTCGCCGCGCTCCCGGACGTCCTGGCTCTTGTCCACCCCGACCACCGCGGCCGCTACGCCACCGTCCTCGCGCCCGACTGGCACCCCGAGCAGGCGACCGAGTTCAACGGTGCCGTCTGGTTCTGTCTGGGCTCGGCCGTCTGGGCCCTGCGCACCACGACCGGCTTCGAGCACGCGATACGCGCGGCGATCGACCTCGGCGGTGACACGGACACCGTCGCCGCGGTGACCGGAGGCCTCGCGGGGGCCCGCTACGGGCTGGACGCAATTCCCGCCCGCTGGATCCAACCGCTCCATGTCCCCCTCCCAGGATTCGACGGACGGGTGCTGTACCCGACAGATCTGCTCCACCTTGCACACCGCCTCCTCGGGGAGGGCAGGCGATGA
- a CDS encoding ATP-dependent DNA ligase, translated as MSPSQDSTDGCCTRQICSTLHTASSGRAGDEEHVVVHIDGELVVREGARLAFERLQQRMARRRGAGALTAARTWPAYLVVFDVLSLEGANLTLWPYTRRGPLRRPCSRTRPDRAVHAPPVDHRPRHRNARHPRSLPRPRHLPHHPSPRPTPL; from the coding sequence ATGTCCCCCTCCCAGGATTCGACGGACGGGTGCTGTACCCGACAGATCTGCTCCACCTTGCACACCGCCTCCTCGGGGAGGGCAGGCGATGAGGAACACGTGGTAGTTCACATAGACGGCGAACTGGTGGTGCGGGAGGGCGCGCGGCTGGCGTTCGAGAGGTTGCAGCAGCGGATGGCCCGCCGTCGCGGCGCTGGCGCGCTCACGGCTGCCCGTACCTGGCCTGCGTACCTGGTCGTGTTCGACGTCCTGAGCTTGGAGGGCGCCAACCTCACCCTGTGGCCCTACACCCGGCGCGGACCGCTCCGGAGACCCTGTTCGCGGACACGCCCTGACCGCGCCGTTCACGCTCCGCCCGTCGACCACCGGCCCCGCCACCGGAACGCGCGACATCCACGAAGCCTTCCTCGGCCTCGCCACCTGCCTCATCACCCATCGCCACGTCCAACGCCTTTGTGA
- a CDS encoding sensor histidine kinase, with protein MPAWPVLASVPGPVVAAVAGLLAAVAVRTASERPWLLFLLAGVDSVVRPPGLLVSVASYVAATSYRRPRHLVFFTVVASLLVAVPRPGVEAVSALGGVALFVWLPVVGGLWRGARALVVAELRERAERLEREQAVRTEQARAQERARIARDMHDVVAHRVSLMVLRAGALEISTTDERAAQEAELIRTTGREALAQLRSVLGVLTEAEAADSFLPQPTLADLERLLEQSRSAGIPVERQDEGTVRDVPAMVEHTAYRVVQEALTNVHKHAVRPTVRVAVRHLPSALEVKVTNTTVHVPAPPLPGSGLGLVGLRERVELLGGQFAAAPEPAGGFAVTARLPT; from the coding sequence GTGCCCGCATGGCCGGTGCTCGCCTCGGTGCCCGGCCCGGTCGTGGCCGCGGTAGCGGGGCTGCTGGCGGCGGTGGCAGTCCGGACCGCGTCGGAGCGGCCGTGGCTGCTGTTTCTGCTCGCAGGCGTCGACTCCGTGGTCAGGCCGCCGGGGCTGCTGGTATCGGTGGCCTCCTATGTGGCCGCGACCTCGTACCGACGGCCTCGTCACCTGGTGTTCTTCACGGTGGTCGCGAGCCTGCTGGTGGCGGTGCCCCGGCCGGGAGTGGAGGCGGTGTCGGCGCTTGGCGGTGTGGCGCTGTTCGTCTGGCTGCCCGTCGTGGGCGGGTTGTGGCGGGGTGCCCGGGCGCTGGTGGTGGCCGAGCTGCGCGAGCGGGCTGAACGGCTGGAGCGGGAGCAGGCCGTACGGACCGAGCAGGCCCGCGCGCAGGAACGTGCCCGCATCGCCCGAGACATGCACGACGTCGTGGCCCACCGCGTCTCCCTGATGGTGCTGCGCGCCGGAGCCCTGGAGATCAGCACCACCGACGAGAGGGCCGCGCAGGAGGCGGAGCTCATTCGCACCACGGGAAGGGAGGCGCTCGCTCAACTCCGCTCAGTTCTAGGTGTCTTGACGGAAGCAGAGGCAGCCGACTCGTTCCTGCCGCAGCCGACGCTCGCCGACCTCGAACGGCTGCTGGAGCAGTCCAGGTCGGCGGGTATCCCCGTCGAGCGGCAGGACGAGGGCACTGTGCGCGACGTCCCCGCCATGGTCGAGCACACCGCCTACCGGGTCGTTCAGGAAGCGCTCACCAATGTCCACAAGCACGCCGTCCGGCCCACGGTCCGGGTGGCGGTACGGCACCTGCCGTCGGCGTTGGAGGTCAAAGTAACGAATACCACAGTGCACGTTCCCGCTCCTCCGCTGCCCGGCAGCGGCCTGGGGCTCGTGGGGCTGCGGGAGCGCGTCGAACTCCTCGGCGGGCAGTTCGCGGCTGCCCCCGAACCCGCCGGAGGGTTCGCTGTCACTGCGAGACTGCCGACATGA
- a CDS encoding response regulator produces the protein MTRTSRPIRTLVVDDEALVRTGLRMILEAAGNIEVVAEADSGTAAVDAVARHRPHVVLMDVRMPGIDGVGALTEINRLPDPPAVIMLTTFDRDEYVHGALRARAAGFLLKDTAPRDLIAAVRAVAEGSAMLAPTVTRRLIDAYAGQRSADFVAARQRLSVLTDRERRVVSAVARGLANAEVARELGMAETTVKVHVSRSLTKLGLSNRVQIALLVRDAGGPGAESRG, from the coding sequence ATGACCCGGACCTCCCGCCCCATCCGCACTCTGGTAGTCGACGACGAAGCCCTCGTCCGGACCGGCCTGCGCATGATCCTCGAAGCCGCCGGGAACATCGAGGTGGTCGCCGAGGCCGACTCCGGAACCGCTGCCGTCGACGCGGTCGCGCGCCACCGGCCGCACGTCGTCCTGATGGATGTACGTATGCCCGGCATCGACGGCGTGGGCGCACTAACGGAGATCAACCGGCTGCCCGACCCGCCGGCCGTGATCATGCTGACGACGTTCGACCGCGACGAGTACGTCCACGGCGCCCTGCGCGCAAGGGCCGCTGGGTTCCTGTTGAAGGACACCGCACCGCGCGACCTCATCGCCGCCGTCCGTGCGGTCGCCGAGGGCAGCGCGATGCTCGCGCCGACGGTCACGAGGCGTCTGATCGATGCCTACGCCGGACAGCGTTCCGCCGACTTCGTCGCAGCCAGGCAGCGTCTGTCGGTCCTGACTGACCGCGAGCGAAGGGTAGTCAGCGCTGTTGCCCGCGGGCTGGCCAACGCGGAGGTTGCCCGTGAGCTGGGGATGGCGGAGACCACCGTCAAAGTCCATGTGAGCCGGTCGCTCACCAAACTCGGCCTGTCCAACCGGGTGCAGATCGCCCTCCTCGTCCGCGACGCGGGTGGTCCGGGGGCTGAGTCTCGGGGTTGA
- a CDS encoding SDR family NAD(P)-dependent oxidoreductase translates to MTDASEVVAVEGKTVLVTGSTGGIGKETARQLAALGASVILVGRDKYRADAAVADLRHTSGNDDVTAITADMSRLRDVRRLAQEATGRTGGVDVLINNAGATRSHREVTEDGIETAFAVNVVAPFCLTHWLMPALTASGQARVINITGGIPRGHIDLNNLQGEKSYVGLSFYNQTKLAQMAMSYRFAQELAATPVTLNVAYPGHAYTSMNKNLTVGTYPPLARPIVPLLRLTMPVVYGRRALLRATRSSVYLASSPEERKTNGAYFNSKAKRTPWPDAVLDDTTRNTIWELCERQRNRPTTA, encoded by the coding sequence GTGACAGATGCGAGTGAGGTGGTGGCAGTGGAAGGCAAGACCGTCCTGGTGACCGGCAGCACGGGTGGCATCGGCAAGGAGACCGCGCGACAGTTGGCCGCGCTCGGCGCGAGCGTGATACTCGTCGGACGGGACAAGTACCGCGCCGACGCTGCTGTGGCGGATCTTCGTCACACCAGCGGGAACGACGACGTCACGGCGATCACGGCCGACATGTCCCGGCTGCGCGACGTCCGTCGCCTCGCCCAGGAGGCCACCGGCCGGACCGGCGGCGTGGACGTGCTGATCAACAACGCCGGAGCAACCCGATCCCACCGCGAGGTGACCGAGGACGGCATCGAGACCGCGTTCGCGGTCAACGTGGTCGCGCCGTTCTGCCTCACCCACTGGCTGATGCCGGCCCTGACCGCGTCCGGGCAGGCCCGGGTCATCAACATCACCGGCGGCATCCCCCGGGGGCACATCGACCTCAACAACCTGCAGGGCGAGAAGTCCTATGTCGGCCTGTCGTTCTACAACCAGACCAAGCTGGCGCAGATGGCGATGAGCTACCGCTTCGCCCAGGAACTTGCGGCCACACCGGTAACGCTGAACGTCGCCTACCCCGGACACGCCTACACCTCGATGAACAAGAACCTCACCGTCGGCACCTATCCGCCACTGGCTCGCCCGATCGTCCCGTTGCTGCGGCTGACGATGCCGGTCGTCTACGGCCGCCGGGCGCTGCTGAGGGCCACGCGCTCCAGCGTGTACCTCGCCTCCAGCCCCGAGGAGCGCAAAACGAACGGCGCCTACTTCAACAGCAAGGCCAAGCGAACCCCGTGGCCCGATGCCGTCCTGGACGACACCACCCGCAACACCATCTGGGAGCTGTGCGAGAGGCAGCGCAACCGTCCGACCACGGCGTAA
- a CDS encoding TetR family transcriptional regulator codes for MKEGLRERTRRAVRAELAKVAIDLFARQGFDETTVEDIARVAGMTKRSFFRYFPTKEDVVFDGIDLTGESVVADIAMRPAGEGPWECLRQVLQAWQEEIHASEQALATIRLIEATPALAGRLHQRRTEWRRRVSDALRDRPGTDLDPYTADLLTNAATAVLDAVSSQWARSDGNADRPALLDQGFNQVHVDLSPRQV; via the coding sequence ATGAAAGAGGGACTGCGCGAACGCACCCGCCGAGCAGTGCGGGCGGAGCTCGCCAAGGTGGCCATCGACCTTTTCGCCCGCCAGGGCTTCGACGAGACGACCGTCGAGGACATCGCCCGAGTGGCCGGCATGACCAAGCGCAGCTTCTTCCGTTACTTCCCGACCAAGGAAGACGTCGTCTTCGACGGCATTGACCTCACCGGAGAGAGCGTCGTCGCCGACATCGCAATGCGACCAGCGGGCGAAGGGCCGTGGGAGTGCCTGCGCCAGGTCCTGCAGGCTTGGCAGGAAGAGATCCACGCCAGTGAGCAGGCGCTCGCAACCATCCGCCTGATCGAGGCAACGCCCGCACTGGCCGGGCGACTCCACCAACGCAGAACCGAATGGCGCAGGCGAGTCAGCGACGCGCTCCGAGATCGGCCAGGGACCGACCTCGACCCGTACACCGCGGATCTGCTCACCAACGCCGCCACGGCTGTACTCGACGCTGTATCCAGCCAGTGGGCCCGATCAGACGGGAACGCGGACCGCCCAGCCCTGCTGGACCAGGGGTTCAATCAGGTCCACGTTGATCTCAGCCCGCGGCAGGTGTGA
- a CDS encoding DUF4352 domain-containing protein: MRAYIRRAVVPAVVLSVVLLTGCGVSDSDEGAAPQKSSAAEAAVDEPAQEPSEEGHTPTPGPSLGLASGHRTFSVGETDEYGENYKVTTKMSVRVLDVKYMTPTELDDAKALTLAEFDKTNEPEHGQYLTLTLMLENVGDAPAKITTYGMMKWQDANHAAQDATTLESVGGPALDRTYVPGQSVIGVLVLDVAAKGGTVSYYGTNDPSGEPAFVVTLPIA; the protein is encoded by the coding sequence GTGCGCGCCTACATTCGCCGTGCCGTGGTACCAGCCGTCGTCCTGTCCGTAGTTCTGCTGACGGGCTGTGGAGTAAGCGACTCCGACGAGGGGGCCGCTCCGCAGAAGTCCTCCGCAGCGGAAGCTGCCGTCGACGAGCCCGCTCAGGAGCCGTCGGAAGAGGGGCATACGCCCACCCCTGGGCCAAGCTTGGGCCTCGCTAGCGGACACAGGACGTTCAGCGTCGGGGAAACCGATGAGTACGGGGAGAACTACAAGGTAACGACGAAGATGAGCGTCAGAGTCCTCGATGTGAAGTACATGACACCGACGGAGCTCGATGATGCGAAAGCCCTGACACTGGCGGAATTTGACAAGACGAACGAGCCGGAGCACGGTCAGTACCTCACACTGACGCTCATGCTGGAGAACGTCGGCGATGCTCCAGCGAAAATTACAACTTACGGCATGATGAAGTGGCAGGACGCCAACCACGCAGCGCAGGACGCCACGACGCTGGAAAGCGTCGGTGGTCCGGCGCTAGACAGGACATATGTGCCTGGCCAGTCCGTCATAGGGGTGCTCGTCCTCGACGTCGCCGCGAAGGGCGGGACGGTCAGTTACTACGGGACGAATGACCCGTCCGGGGAGCCGGCTTTCGTGGTGACCCTGCCCATCGCGTAA
- a CDS encoding IS5 family transposase: MPLTDAQWARIEPLLPDGTPKRGGRWRDRREVIDAIAWKFQTGSQWVHLPEKYGNWRGVYNRLRMWAIDGSWERVFTALIAQADAEEDLRWTVSVDSTVVRAHQHAAGARKKGPAGEPDDNAIGRSRGGLTTKIHLASDAHCRPLAFVLTAGQAGDAPVFAHVMARLRVPRQRGRPRTRPDVVLADKAYSSRAIREHLRKRKIRAVIPVPADQRGHRLRRGSQGGRPPAFDREAYKQRNTVERCINRLKQFRGIATRYEKTATIYLAGLYVAGIFLWSARPTAQEQERSASSQAPGLR, from the coding sequence GTGCCGTTGACCGACGCGCAGTGGGCGCGGATCGAGCCGTTACTCCCCGATGGGACTCCGAAGCGGGGTGGCCGGTGGCGGGATCGCCGTGAGGTGATCGATGCGATCGCCTGGAAGTTCCAGACTGGATCACAGTGGGTCCACCTGCCCGAGAAGTACGGGAACTGGAGGGGCGTCTACAACAGGCTGCGGATGTGGGCCATCGACGGCAGCTGGGAGCGGGTGTTCACCGCGCTCATCGCGCAGGCCGATGCCGAGGAAGACCTCAGGTGGACCGTCTCGGTCGACTCCACTGTCGTGCGCGCGCACCAGCACGCAGCCGGGGCCCGCAAAAAGGGCCCGGCCGGCGAGCCCGATGACAATGCCATCGGCCGGTCTCGTGGTGGACTGACCACGAAAATCCACCTCGCCTCTGATGCTCACTGTCGGCCACTGGCCTTCGTGCTCACCGCCGGACAGGCCGGTGACGCGCCCGTCTTCGCTCATGTCATGGCCCGCCTCCGCGTCCCTCGGCAGCGAGGACGTCCCCGTACCAGGCCGGACGTGGTCCTGGCCGATAAGGCGTACTCTTCACGCGCGATCCGCGAGCACCTGCGCAAGCGCAAAATCCGGGCGGTCATCCCCGTTCCGGCCGATCAACGCGGCCACCGGCTGCGGCGCGGCAGCCAGGGCGGTAGGCCACCCGCCTTCGACCGCGAGGCGTACAAGCAGCGCAACACCGTCGAACGCTGCATCAACCGCTTGAAGCAGTTTCGGGGCATAGCCACCCGCTACGAGAAGACCGCAACCATCTACCTGGCCGGACTCTACGTCGCTGGCATCTTTCTTTGGTCTGCCAGGCCAACGGCTCAGGAGCAGGAGCGAAGCGCATCGTCCCAGGCGCCAGGGCTGCGGTAG
- a CDS encoding MarR family winged helix-turn-helix transcriptional regulator yields the protein MARTADDTNGRRRRRPRNEPTSEATARADEGSGSGASTGPVAGTRWLNGDELAAWLANSAIMISLPAALDARMQREAQLTFFEYMVLSVLSEQPDRTMQMSALAARTAASLSRLSHVVGRLEKRELLARKRIPGSGRRTTATLTEAGCDVVVAAAPGHVAAVREYLIDDLGPQELAALRRIGAAVDAAIKRGQPDASAAASPPGDGAVDGQ from the coding sequence ATGGCGAGGACGGCAGATGACACGAACGGCCGGCGCCGTCGGCGTCCACGGAACGAACCGACATCCGAGGCGACGGCTCGTGCCGACGAAGGCTCCGGCTCGGGGGCGTCCACCGGTCCGGTTGCCGGGACGCGATGGCTGAACGGCGACGAGCTGGCGGCGTGGCTGGCCAACTCCGCGATCATGATCAGCCTGCCGGCCGCGCTGGATGCGCGCATGCAGCGCGAGGCTCAGCTGACCTTCTTCGAGTACATGGTGCTCTCGGTCCTCTCCGAGCAGCCGGATCGCACCATGCAGATGAGCGCCCTGGCCGCGCGAACGGCGGCGTCGCTGTCGAGGCTGTCCCATGTCGTCGGTCGGCTCGAGAAGCGCGAACTGCTCGCACGGAAGCGGATCCCCGGTTCCGGAAGGCGCACCACCGCGACGCTGACCGAGGCCGGTTGCGACGTAGTGGTGGCGGCGGCGCCGGGACACGTCGCCGCAGTCCGCGAGTACCTGATCGATGATCTCGGTCCTCAGGAGCTGGCGGCACTGCGCCGCATCGGTGCGGCGGTGGACGCGGCCATCAAGCGCGGGCAACCCGACGCGAGCGCTGCGGCTTCGCCTCCGGGGGACGGCGCGGTGGACGGCCAGTAA
- a CDS encoding aldo/keto reductase: MQSTSLGRLDVPRIGLGVMGMSAFYTGAGRDEAESIRTIRRAVDLGVTHLDTAEVYGPYINEELLGRAIKGRRDEVVLATKFGLVSHTGRPGPDSTPANVHTAVDGSLRRLGTDRIDLYYQHRVDPNTPVEETVGALSELVEAGKVLHIGLSEAAAATVRRAHAVHPVAAVQSEYSLWTRDPEAEVLPTLRELGIGLVPYAPLGHGFLTGDIRTLDGLDAADWRRSNPRFTGDNLTRNLRIVDEVREVADEVGATPAQVALAWLLAQGDGIAPIPGTTRIDRLKENSAADGIRLTPGQIARLNNLTPASGERHAEPDMAAVDQ; the protein is encoded by the coding sequence ATGCAGTCCACGTCGCTCGGCAGGCTCGATGTCCCGCGCATCGGCCTGGGTGTCATGGGGATGTCGGCCTTTTACACCGGCGCCGGCCGGGACGAAGCCGAGTCGATCCGCACCATTCGTCGCGCCGTCGACCTCGGTGTCACCCATCTGGACACCGCCGAGGTGTACGGCCCCTACATCAACGAGGAACTGCTGGGTCGCGCGATCAAGGGCCGCCGGGACGAAGTCGTCCTCGCCACCAAGTTCGGCCTCGTCTCCCACACCGGCCGGCCGGGCCCGGACAGCACCCCCGCCAACGTTCACACGGCTGTCGACGGCTCACTGCGGCGGCTCGGAACCGACCGCATCGACCTCTACTACCAGCACCGGGTCGACCCCAATACTCCCGTCGAGGAGACGGTGGGGGCGCTGAGCGAGCTGGTGGAGGCGGGCAAGGTCCTCCACATCGGGCTGTCGGAGGCGGCAGCGGCGACCGTCCGCCGGGCCCATGCCGTCCATCCCGTGGCCGCCGTCCAGAGCGAGTACTCGCTGTGGACGCGGGACCCGGAGGCCGAGGTGCTGCCAACACTGCGTGAGCTCGGCATCGGACTGGTTCCCTACGCACCGCTGGGACACGGCTTTCTCACCGGTGACATCCGCACCCTGGACGGCCTGGACGCCGCCGACTGGCGTCGCTCCAATCCCCGGTTCACCGGCGACAACCTCACGCGCAACCTGCGCATCGTCGACGAGGTACGCGAGGTCGCCGACGAGGTCGGGGCCACGCCCGCGCAGGTCGCTCTGGCCTGGCTGCTCGCGCAAGGAGACGGCATCGCGCCCATTCCGGGGACGACACGCATCGACCGCCTCAAGGAGAACAGCGCCGCCGACGGCATCCGACTCACCCCGGGCCAGATCGCCCGCCTGAACAACCTCACACCGGCGTCCGGCGAACGCCATGCCGAGCCCGACATGGCCGCCGTCGACCAGTGA
- a CDS encoding Gfo/Idh/MocA family protein — protein MSSNLIRVGIIGADTKASWAGASHIPALAAQPDFHLAGVATRHEESARGAAEAFGAERWFADPYALIGDPSIDLVTVAVKVPAHRELVLAALAANKAVYAESPLGATVAQTEEMAEAAGSLHTAIGLQGRLNPSVRRASEIIAEGRLGRLLSARVAATTFGNGPESVSAYEYFDKAASGAGFLTIAAGHVLDVVEAVLGDITEIDARTELLWPQVKLVDTGAMSVREVPDHLDAIAKTSSGAPVGVQILAGVPAPDAHFSLEVRGSEGWLKLTGDHPAGVQVGDLTLSSSVDFTAPDRPVATGAGPTAADIWTGASINVGEVYASLARDITNGTHHTPGFQHAAHNSRLIARVEQAARTGVRQ, from the coding sequence ATGTCAAGCAATCTCATCCGGGTCGGCATCATCGGCGCGGACACGAAGGCGAGCTGGGCGGGCGCCTCGCACATACCAGCGCTGGCGGCCCAGCCCGACTTCCACCTGGCCGGTGTGGCGACGCGCCACGAGGAGAGCGCGCGCGGCGCTGCCGAGGCGTTCGGCGCCGAGCGTTGGTTCGCGGACCCCTACGCGCTCATCGGTGACCCTTCGATCGACCTCGTCACCGTCGCGGTGAAGGTCCCGGCTCACCGCGAGCTCGTCCTGGCGGCCCTCGCGGCGAACAAGGCCGTGTACGCGGAGTCGCCGCTGGGCGCGACCGTCGCGCAGACGGAAGAGATGGCTGAGGCGGCCGGCTCACTGCACACCGCGATCGGCCTGCAGGGCCGGCTCAACCCCTCGGTACGCCGCGCGTCGGAGATCATCGCCGAGGGCCGGCTCGGGCGGCTGCTCTCGGCGCGAGTCGCCGCGACGACCTTCGGCAACGGCCCGGAGTCGGTGAGCGCGTACGAGTACTTCGACAAGGCAGCGTCCGGAGCCGGTTTCCTCACCATCGCCGCGGGCCACGTCCTGGATGTGGTCGAGGCCGTTCTCGGCGACATCACCGAGATCGACGCCCGCACCGAACTCCTCTGGCCCCAGGTGAAGTTGGTCGACACCGGCGCGATGTCCGTCCGCGAGGTCCCGGATCACCTCGACGCCATCGCCAAGACCTCTTCGGGGGCGCCGGTCGGGGTGCAGATCCTGGCGGGCGTGCCCGCACCCGACGCCCACTTCAGTCTGGAGGTACGCGGATCGGAGGGCTGGCTGAAGCTGACGGGCGACCACCCCGCGGGCGTTCAGGTCGGCGACCTCACCCTCTCGTCGAGCGTCGACTTCACCGCGCCCGACCGCCCGGTCGCCACCGGCGCGGGACCCACCGCCGCCGACATCTGGACGGGCGCTTCCATCAACGTCGGCGAGGTCTACGCCAGCCTGGCCCGCGACATCACGAACGGCACCCACCACACCCCGGGATTCCAGCACGCCGCCCACAACAGCCGTCTCATCGCCCGAGTCGAACAAGCCGCCCGGACCGGCGTCCGGCAGTGA
- a CDS encoding NAD(P)-dependent alcohol dehydrogenase gives MTTSARAAVLEAQDGPFEFRDIEIEDPRSDEVLVRMVATGICATDAHVRAQRMATPLPVVLGHEGGGVVERVGAAVTTVEPGDHVVLSYHSCGRCKPCLSSHAAYCDNVWAANFAGARLDGSNGLHVAHGAEPHGHFFGQSSFATHALTHQRNTIKVPRDLPLDVMAPLGCGLQTGAGAVLKALAVPAGASFAVFGVGAVGLAAVMAAHVAGATTIVAVDVDAGRLDLARDLGATHLVDPGRVEDLTGALRAVDERGLEYVLDTSGRAENLDAGVGALAPMGRFGFVAFHEGAGAVLDAGRLTLGQSLQGIIQGDAVSSLVINDLAQLYRAGRFPIDRLLSFYDFADINTAFEDAGSGRVTKAVLRFTSPG, from the coding sequence ATGACCACCTCCGCGCGCGCCGCTGTTCTCGAAGCGCAGGACGGGCCCTTCGAGTTCCGCGACATTGAGATCGAGGACCCGCGGTCCGACGAGGTACTCGTTCGCATGGTCGCGACCGGAATATGCGCGACCGACGCTCACGTGCGGGCACAGCGCATGGCAACGCCGCTGCCGGTGGTGCTGGGGCACGAGGGAGGAGGAGTCGTCGAACGCGTGGGGGCCGCTGTCACCACCGTCGAGCCCGGTGACCACGTCGTCCTCTCCTATCACTCGTGCGGCCGCTGCAAGCCGTGCTTGTCCTCGCACGCGGCCTACTGCGACAACGTCTGGGCGGCCAACTTCGCAGGTGCCCGCCTGGACGGCTCGAACGGTCTCCACGTCGCCCACGGTGCTGAGCCGCACGGTCACTTCTTCGGCCAGTCCTCGTTCGCCACCCACGCCCTGACGCACCAACGGAACACGATCAAGGTCCCCCGCGATCTGCCCCTCGACGTCATGGCTCCGCTGGGGTGCGGGCTGCAGACGGGCGCGGGGGCCGTACTCAAGGCCCTCGCCGTGCCGGCGGGAGCGTCCTTCGCGGTCTTCGGTGTGGGAGCGGTGGGCCTGGCGGCGGTCATGGCGGCACATGTCGCGGGTGCCACCACCATCGTCGCCGTCGACGTCGACGCCGGCCGCCTCGATCTGGCCCGCGATCTCGGAGCGACGCACCTCGTGGACCCCGGCCGGGTCGAGGATCTGACCGGCGCGCTCCGCGCCGTCGACGAACGCGGTCTGGAGTACGTGCTCGACACCAGCGGCCGCGCGGAGAACCTCGACGCCGGGGTCGGCGCCCTGGCCCCGATGGGACGATTCGGCTTCGTGGCGTTCCACGAAGGAGCGGGCGCCGTGCTCGACGCCGGCCGGCTCACGCTCGGCCAGTCGCTTCAGGGCATCATCCAAGGCGACGCCGTCTCGTCGCTCGTGATCAACGACCTTGCCCAGCTCTATCGAGCGGGCCGGTTCCCCATCGACCGACTGCTGTCCTTCTACGACTTCGCCGATATCAACACCGCGTTCGAGGACGCGGGCTCAGGCCGCGTCACCAAGGCGGTCCTTCGATTCACGTCACCGGGATAG